Proteins encoded in a region of the Corynebacterium breve genome:
- a CDS encoding rhodanese-like domain-containing protein gives MFHSRKCTDQTARGSHPKSSPSSSRRDHVAFSCGSGVTACVNALGATLAGREDVVVYEGSWSEWGRPNSGYQIETGEA, from the coding sequence ATGTTCCATTCACGGAAGTGTACAGATCAGACGGCACGTGGAAGTCACCCGAAGAGCTCGCCGAGCTCTTCCCGACGAGACCACGTAGCTTTCTCGTGCGGGTCAGGCGTCACCGCGTGTGTTAATGCGCTCGGTGCAACACTCGCAGGCAGGGAAGACGTAGTGGTGTATGAAGGATCGTGGTCGGAGTGGGGACGACCTAACTCTGGCTATCAGATCGAAACCGGGGAGGCGTAG
- the scpB gene encoding SMC-Scp complex subunit ScpB, with protein MSLPMVTQLRSQIESILLVLDIPATADTMASALGVERVVVDKQLREIAAEFDERGSGIELRETAEGWRLYTRTDNAEVVEKFVLDGSQTRLSRAAMETLAVVAYRQPVTRAQVAGVRGVNVDGVMRTLTLRGLIAEIDPDEATGAHRYVTTELFLELLGIDSLDRLPDLAPLLPEVDSIEDAW; from the coding sequence ATGAGTCTTCCCATGGTGACGCAGTTGAGATCACAGATCGAGTCGATTTTGCTGGTGCTTGACATCCCGGCTACGGCAGATACCATGGCCTCGGCGCTGGGAGTGGAACGTGTGGTCGTCGATAAGCAACTGCGCGAGATTGCTGCAGAGTTCGACGAGCGTGGCAGCGGAATTGAACTGCGCGAGACAGCCGAAGGCTGGCGACTGTACACCAGGACGGACAACGCAGAGGTCGTGGAGAAGTTTGTGCTGGATGGATCGCAAACGCGATTGTCCCGTGCTGCAATGGAAACTCTCGCGGTGGTGGCGTATCGCCAGCCGGTGACCCGAGCGCAAGTTGCCGGTGTGCGTGGCGTGAATGTGGATGGAGTGATGCGCACGCTGACTTTGCGTGGTTTGATCGCCGAAATTGACCCGGACGAGGCAACAGGCGCACACCGCTATGTGACAACCGAGCTGTTTCTTGAATTGTTGGGAATCGACTCTTTGGATCGGTTGCCAGATCTGGCCCCCTTGCTGCCGGAAGTCGATTCCATTGAAGATGCCTGGTAG